A part of Paraliobacillus zengyii genomic DNA contains:
- a CDS encoding ABC transporter ATP-binding protein gives MDIHLDQLTMQFDNITAVNQLTTTIKDGELVSLLGPSGCGKSTTLMLLSGLYKPTKGDIYFGEKKVTTIDAEKREIGMVFQNYALYPHLSVFKNIMFPLKMQKVEKKEAQKRVIEMAKLVQIDHLLDRKPAQLSGGQQQRVAIARALVKKPKLLLLDEPLSNLDARLRLEMREEIRRIQQEVGITAIFVTHDQEEALSISDRVMLMSNGILQQDSPPQEMYSKPRNAFIASFLGNPPINFIQLEKQDNNIYKIKETNQSITIPIVTNQDNIKIGLRPENLYVTSLDNAMITGEVIHLETIGRDTLIRIQVGNSTIRALVDPKITLTVGDSCNLAIDVNHIHYFDNNTGERIRGGYADDTSTQLEKHM, from the coding sequence ATGGATATACATTTAGATCAATTGACAATGCAATTTGATAATATTACTGCTGTTAATCAATTAACAACTACTATAAAAGATGGTGAGCTTGTTTCCCTATTAGGTCCAAGCGGTTGCGGAAAAAGTACAACCTTAATGCTGTTATCAGGCTTATATAAACCTACTAAGGGAGATATCTATTTTGGTGAGAAAAAAGTAACTACCATTGATGCCGAAAAAAGAGAGATCGGAATGGTTTTTCAAAATTATGCATTATATCCTCATTTATCCGTATTTAAGAATATTATGTTTCCATTAAAAATGCAAAAAGTAGAAAAAAAAGAAGCGCAAAAAAGAGTAATTGAAATGGCAAAGCTTGTTCAAATTGATCATTTACTTGATCGTAAACCAGCTCAATTATCAGGCGGTCAGCAGCAGCGGGTTGCAATTGCTCGTGCGTTAGTAAAAAAACCAAAACTATTGTTATTAGATGAACCATTATCCAACTTAGATGCACGTTTACGATTAGAGATGCGTGAAGAGATTCGCCGTATTCAACAAGAAGTTGGCATTACAGCGATTTTTGTTACACATGATCAAGAGGAAGCATTAAGCATATCTGATCGAGTAATGTTAATGAGCAATGGTATTTTACAACAGGACAGTCCACCACAAGAGATGTACAGTAAACCAAGGAATGCATTTATTGCAAGTTTTTTAGGGAACCCACCTATTAATTTTATCCAATTAGAAAAACAAGATAATAATATCTATAAAATAAAAGAAACCAATCAAAGTATTACGATACCTATAGTTACTAATCAAGATAATATTAAAATTGGTTTACGACCTGAAAATTTATACGTTACTTCCTTAGATAACGCAATGATAACAGGAGAAGTTATTCATCTTGAAACAATAGGAAGAGATACACTAATACGCATTCAGGTAGGTAATAGTACTATTAGGGCTCTAGTAGACCCTAAAATTACGTTAACGGTTGGTGATAGTTGTAATCTAGCAATTGATGTTAACCATATTCATTACTTTGATAATAATACTGGAGAAAGAATAAGAGGAGGTTACGCTGATGACACTTCGACCCAACTGGAAAAGCACATGTAA
- the pdxT gene encoding pyridoxal 5'-phosphate synthase glutaminase subunit PdxT, whose protein sequence is MTKIGVLGLQGAVREHVRSIESSGAEALVVKKKEQLEEIDGLILPGGESTTMRRLIDQYEFLEPLQHFGKQGKPIFGTCAGLILLATEIVGQSNGHLELMDMKVERNAFGRQKESFEAKLEINHVATDFDAVFIRAPFIVEVGKQVEILATHNNAIVAAREGHYLCSAFHPELTDDDRLTDYFVKMVEQAKKDLAS, encoded by the coding sequence ATGACTAAAATAGGTGTTTTGGGTTTACAAGGTGCCGTTCGAGAACACGTTCGGTCAATAGAATCAAGTGGTGCTGAAGCTCTTGTTGTAAAGAAAAAAGAACAATTAGAAGAAATAGATGGTCTGATTTTACCTGGTGGCGAGAGTACGACAATGCGTCGGTTAATTGATCAATATGAATTCTTAGAGCCTTTACAGCATTTTGGTAAACAGGGAAAACCAATTTTTGGAACGTGTGCAGGTTTGATTTTGTTAGCAACAGAGATTGTTGGGCAAAGTAATGGGCACCTAGAATTGATGGATATGAAAGTAGAACGTAATGCATTTGGAAGGCAAAAGGAATCGTTTGAGGCAAAATTAGAAATTAATCATGTTGCAACAGATTTTGATGCTGTCTTTATTCGAGCGCCATTTATTGTAGAAGTTGGTAAACAGGTTGAAATATTAGCAACACACAACAATGCAATTGTAGCTGCGAGAGAAGGCCATTATTTATGTAGTGCCTTTCACCCAGAGTTAACCGACGATGATCGTTTAACAGATTACTTTGTTAAAATGGTTGAACAAGCTAAAAAAGACCTTGCATCATAA
- the pdxS gene encoding pyridoxal 5'-phosphate synthase lyase subunit PdxS produces MTNLGTDRVKRGMAEMQKGGVIMDVINAEQAKIAEEAGAVAVMALERVPSDIRAAGGVARMADLTIVEEVMNAVSIPVMAKARIGHIVEARVLESMGVDYLDESEVLTPADEVYHLNKKEYTVPFVCGCRDLGEAARRIGEGASMLRTKGEPGTGNIVEAVRHMREVQGQVRKLISMSYDEIMTFAKELGAPYEVLISIKENGRLPVVNFAAGGIATPADAALMMELGADGVFVGSGIFKSDNPAKFAKAIVEATTHYQDYKLIAKVSQGLGTAMKGIEISTIAPEQRMQERGW; encoded by the coding sequence ATGACAAATTTAGGAACAGATCGTGTTAAAAGAGGAATGGCTGAGATGCAAAAAGGTGGCGTCATTATGGATGTTATCAATGCAGAACAAGCTAAAATAGCCGAAGAGGCAGGAGCTGTTGCGGTTATGGCTCTTGAACGTGTTCCATCGGATATCCGTGCTGCAGGTGGCGTTGCAAGAATGGCTGACTTAACAATAGTTGAAGAAGTAATGAACGCTGTGTCCATTCCAGTTATGGCAAAAGCACGTATCGGCCATATTGTTGAAGCGCGTGTTTTAGAATCAATGGGTGTCGATTACCTAGACGAAAGTGAAGTATTAACACCAGCAGATGAAGTGTATCATTTAAATAAAAAAGAATATACTGTACCATTTGTATGTGGTTGTCGTGATTTAGGTGAAGCTGCACGTCGTATTGGCGAAGGTGCATCCATGTTACGTACAAAGGGTGAGCCGGGAACTGGAAATATTGTTGAAGCAGTTCGTCATATGCGTGAAGTACAAGGACAAGTTCGTAAATTAATCAGTATGTCATATGATGAGATTATGACATTTGCTAAAGAATTAGGTGCACCTTACGAAGTATTAATTAGTATTAAAGAAAATGGACGCTTACCTGTAGTTAATTTTGCAGCGGGCGGTATCGCAACTCCAGCTGATGCGGCATTAATGATGGAGCTTGGAGCTGATGGTGTTTTTGTAGGTTCTGGTATTTTTAAATCTGATAATCCTGCAAAATTTGCAAAAGCTATTGTTGAAGCTACAACACATTATCAAGATTATAAGTTGATTGCAAAAGTTTCACAAGGCTTAGGAACTGCAATGAAAGGTATTGAAATTAGCACAATTGCACCAGAACAACGTATGCAAGAACGTGGCTGGTAA
- a CDS encoding ABC transporter substrate-binding protein produces MKKGFIWSVLSILFLLLLVACGDSEDTENSEAASATASDTETEESTEPIEIDFWHAMSGPHEEAIMEYVEQFNSEHENITVTPVNQGSYDDLEQKIMAAAKAQTLPTIAQAVTNVVPEYTANNFITSLNDFIEDPEIGLSDEEFNDYVDVFKESSSWDGTYYSLPFSKSTRILFYNKELLEENGLEVPETWEDIRTISEVLTGDGVVGMGFENSYESEFQAILKQLGGTYIDEATSEATFASDEGIEAMTLIKEMIDDGIARTAGEDDYMSNPFSRGDVAMYIGSSAGIPHVAEAADGNIEWSTTTMPTLDGEAATTFAGNDIVMFSQSDDAEQKAAWEFMKYLTSPEVTADWSMKSGYLPVRYSAQELDNYQAFVAENPAYEAGTAQFDAGFFIARIEGGDAVRNIVLEELEYILLDDKTVEEGLTDAQERANQELN; encoded by the coding sequence ATGAAAAAAGGATTTATTTGGAGTGTACTTAGCATATTATTTTTATTACTGTTAGTTGCGTGTGGAGATAGTGAAGATACGGAAAATAGTGAAGCAGCTTCTGCCACTGCGAGTGATACGGAAACAGAAGAGTCAACGGAACCAATTGAAATTGACTTTTGGCATGCAATGAGTGGTCCTCATGAAGAAGCTATTATGGAGTATGTTGAGCAATTTAATAGTGAACATGAGAATATTACCGTTACACCAGTAAACCAAGGAAGCTATGATGATTTAGAACAAAAGATTATGGCAGCTGCTAAAGCACAGACATTACCAACAATTGCACAAGCGGTAACAAATGTCGTACCTGAATATACTGCGAATAATTTTATTACATCACTTAATGATTTTATTGAAGATCCTGAAATTGGTCTTTCAGATGAAGAATTTAATGATTATGTAGACGTATTTAAAGAATCTAGTTCTTGGGACGGTACTTATTATAGCCTACCATTTAGTAAAAGCACACGCATACTATTTTATAATAAGGAATTGTTAGAGGAGAATGGGTTAGAAGTACCTGAAACATGGGAAGATATCAGAACTATTTCTGAAGTACTAACAGGTGATGGTGTTGTCGGAATGGGATTTGAAAATTCATATGAATCTGAATTTCAAGCTATTTTGAAACAATTAGGTGGTACGTATATTGACGAAGCAACAAGTGAAGCAACTTTTGCATCTGATGAAGGTATTGAAGCAATGACATTAATTAAAGAAATGATTGATGACGGAATTGCTCGTACAGCTGGAGAAGATGACTATATGTCTAATCCATTTAGTCGTGGAGATGTAGCAATGTATATTGGTTCTTCTGCCGGGATTCCACATGTAGCAGAAGCAGCTGATGGAAATATTGAATGGTCAACTACCACAATGCCAACATTAGACGGTGAAGCAGCTACAACATTTGCTGGTAATGATATCGTTATGTTTAGTCAATCAGATGATGCGGAACAAAAAGCAGCGTGGGAATTCATGAAATATTTAACAAGTCCAGAAGTAACTGCTGATTGGTCAATGAAATCTGGATATTTACCAGTTCGTTATTCCGCGCAAGAGTTAGATAATTATCAAGCATTTGTAGCAGAAAATCCAGCATATGAAGCTGGAACAGCTCAATTTGATGCAGGTTTCTTTATTGCACGTATAGAGGGTGGAGATGCGGTAAGAAATATTGTATTAGAAGAATTAGAATATATCTTATTAGACGATAAAACTGTAGAAGAAGGTTTAACTGATGCACAAGAACGTGCAAATCAAGAATTAAATTAA
- the guaB gene encoding IMP dehydrogenase, with protein MREDKFAKEGLTFDDVLLVPAKSEVLPRDVSIKTKLSDNIQLNIPLISAGMDTVTEAAMAISMARQGGIGIIHKNMSIEEQAEHVDRVKRSESGVITNPFSLLPDNQVFDAEHLMGKFRISGVPIVNNAEDQVLVGILTNRDLRFIEDYSIKISDVMTSDNLVTAPVGTTLEEASKILQKHRIEKLPLIDDEGVLKGLITIKDIEKLIEFPNSAKDRNGRLLAGAAVGVTGDAMTRIDKLVDAGVDLIVIDTAHGHSQGVLDQVKKVRSKYPDLDIIAGNVATAEATRALIEAGANIIKVGIGPGSICTTRVIAGVGVPQITAVYDCAIEARKHSIPIIADGGIKYSGDIVKALAAGAHAVMLGSLFAGVTESPGQTEIFQGRRYKVYRGMGSVAAMKSGSKDRYFQDTEDAKKLVPEGIEGRVAYKGPLSDTIHQLLGGLRSGMGYCGTKDLEVFRNEAQFIRMTGAGLRESHPHDVQITNESPNYSL; from the coding sequence ATGCGAGAGGACAAGTTTGCAAAAGAAGGATTAACATTTGATGATGTCTTATTAGTACCAGCGAAGTCAGAGGTATTACCGCGTGATGTTTCAATTAAGACTAAACTATCAGATAATATTCAACTCAACATTCCATTAATTAGTGCAGGAATGGATACCGTGACTGAGGCTGCAATGGCAATATCAATGGCACGCCAAGGTGGTATAGGTATTATTCATAAAAATATGTCAATTGAAGAACAAGCGGAACATGTTGATCGTGTTAAACGTTCAGAAAGTGGCGTCATTACAAATCCTTTTTCTTTATTACCAGATAATCAGGTATTTGATGCGGAACACTTAATGGGTAAATTCAGGATTTCAGGTGTACCAATTGTTAATAATGCAGAAGATCAAGTATTGGTTGGAATATTAACAAATCGTGATTTACGCTTTATTGAAGATTACTCCATTAAAATTTCAGATGTAATGACAAGCGATAATCTTGTTACAGCACCAGTAGGGACGACATTGGAAGAAGCAAGTAAAATATTACAAAAACATCGTATTGAAAAACTACCATTGATCGATGATGAAGGTGTATTGAAAGGTTTAATTACCATCAAAGATATCGAAAAGTTAATTGAATTTCCAAACTCAGCAAAGGACCGTAATGGGCGTTTATTAGCGGGTGCTGCGGTTGGTGTTACAGGAGATGCGATGACTCGTATTGATAAACTAGTCGATGCTGGAGTAGATTTGATCGTTATTGATACTGCGCACGGACATTCACAAGGTGTTCTAGATCAAGTGAAAAAAGTACGATCAAAATATCCAGATTTAGATATTATTGCAGGAAACGTTGCAACTGCTGAGGCAACACGTGCTTTAATAGAAGCTGGGGCAAATATAATAAAAGTGGGTATTGGTCCAGGTTCTATTTGTACAACCCGCGTAATTGCAGGCGTTGGTGTACCACAAATTACTGCTGTTTATGATTGTGCAATTGAAGCACGTAAACATAGCATACCTATCATTGCAGATGGTGGTATTAAATATTCTGGAGATATTGTTAAAGCATTAGCAGCTGGAGCGCATGCCGTTATGTTAGGTAGTCTTTTTGCAGGAGTAACAGAGAGTCCAGGACAAACTGAAATATTCCAAGGTCGACGATATAAGGTATACAGAGGAATGGGTTCAGTAGCTGCGATGAAGTCGGGCTCTAAAGATCGTTATTTCCAAGACACAGAAGATGCAAAAAAATTAGTACCAGAAGGCATAGAAGGACGTGTAGCATACAAAGGACCATTATCAGATACAATACATCAATTACTAGGTGGTTTGCGTTCTGGAATGGGTTACTGTGGTACAAAAGATTTAGAAGTATTTCGTAATGAAGCACAGTTTATTCGCATGACAGGTGCAGGGTTACGTGAATCACATCCACATGATGTGCAAATAACGAATGAGTCACCAAACTATTCGTTATAA
- the serS gene encoding serine--tRNA ligase produces the protein MLDLKYLRTHFDEVKEKLQHRGEDLSEFDTFEDLDQRRRELIAETEELKAKRNDVSKQISALKKEKKNADDMIVEMREVGERIKLIDTELNEVEEKLETLLLSIPNIPHETTPIGETEDDNVEVRKWGEVKRTDFEQRPHWELGPELGMLDFERAGKVTGSRFVFYKGLGARLERALLNFMMDLHADEHEYEEMLPPYIVNRTSMTGTGQLPKFEEDAFKVQDWDYFLVPTAEVPVTNYYRDDILKVDDLPQKFVAFSASFRSEAGSAGRDTRGLIRQHQFNKVELVQFVKPEDSYQALEDLTGHAEKVLQLLKLPYRVLSMCTADLGFTAAKKYDIEVWMPSNDTYREISSCSNFEAFQARRAGIRFRREEKAKPEFVHTLNGSGLAIGRTVAAIIENYQKADGTIEVPEVLQAYMGGKKVIN, from the coding sequence ATGTTAGATTTGAAATATTTACGTACACATTTTGATGAGGTAAAAGAGAAGTTACAACATCGTGGAGAAGATTTATCCGAATTTGATACATTTGAAGATTTAGATCAACGTAGAAGAGAATTAATTGCTGAAACAGAAGAGCTAAAAGCAAAACGAAATGATGTTTCTAAACAAATTTCTGCTTTGAAAAAAGAAAAAAAGAATGCAGATGATATGATTGTAGAAATGCGTGAGGTTGGAGAGCGTATTAAGCTAATTGATACGGAACTTAATGAAGTAGAGGAAAAGTTAGAAACGCTATTGTTATCTATACCAAATATTCCTCATGAAACAACACCTATTGGGGAAACAGAAGATGATAACGTAGAGGTTCGTAAATGGGGCGAAGTAAAGCGCACTGATTTTGAACAAAGACCACACTGGGAGCTTGGGCCAGAATTAGGCATGTTAGACTTTGAACGCGCTGGTAAAGTGACAGGAAGCCGATTTGTCTTTTACAAAGGATTAGGAGCACGTTTAGAACGTGCATTACTTAATTTTATGATGGACTTACATGCAGACGAGCATGAATATGAAGAAATGTTGCCTCCATATATTGTTAATCGGACAAGTATGACGGGGACTGGTCAATTACCGAAATTTGAAGAAGATGCCTTCAAAGTTCAAGATTGGGACTATTTTTTAGTTCCAACGGCAGAAGTACCTGTAACAAACTATTACCGTGATGATATTTTAAAAGTGGATGACCTGCCACAAAAATTTGTTGCGTTCAGTGCATCTTTCCGTTCTGAAGCAGGTTCTGCTGGTAGAGATACACGTGGTTTGATCCGTCAACACCAATTTAATAAAGTAGAACTAGTTCAATTTGTGAAACCAGAAGATTCTTATCAAGCGTTAGAAGATTTAACAGGACATGCGGAAAAGGTATTACAACTATTAAAATTACCTTATCGTGTCTTAAGTATGTGTACGGCTGACTTAGGCTTCACTGCCGCAAAGAAATATGATATCGAAGTCTGGATGCCAAGTAACGATACGTACCGTGAAATCTCTTCTTGTTCAAATTTTGAAGCATTTCAAGCTCGTCGTGCAGGTATCCGGTTCCGTCGTGAAGAAAAGGCTAAACCAGAATTTGTTCATACACTAAATGGTTCAGGCTTAGCTATTGGTAGAACAGTAGCTGCCATTATTGAAAACTACCAAAAAGCAGATGGCACAATTGAGGTTCCAGAAGTGTTACAAGCTTATATGGGTGGTAAGAAAGTTATTAATTAA
- a CDS encoding D-alanyl-D-alanine carboxypeptidase family protein has translation MKHSIKASVYLILAFVIFITSFGMNPIAVHAAEVEVEAESAILVDAETGQILYAKNADLKLPPASMTKMMTEYLVLEAIGNGEISWDTTTQISDYPYSISADSSMSGIGLTQGQDYTVRQLYEGMSIISDNATTIALAELIAGSEGEFVQMMNDKAEEMGLPEYQFVNSTGLSNVDLGDNHPEGTDPNADNLMSARSAALLAYYLVNDYPEALEFSSTLMSELDDQPLENLNWMLPWDNVNFDQYAFEGIDGLKTGYTTEAGYCFTATAEVDGRRLISVVMKTDDKGARFEETKKLMEYGYNQFEKQELYPAGYQIEDESTLPVAKGKEDSVEIEASETMIATVLNGEEESFMVQYHLDENKLNEDGELVAPIEKGEKVGEMELVYNGGTDYGYIFGGAQVQVVDLVATDAVEKANWFMLTLGAVGDFFSGIFSSVADTVKGWFA, from the coding sequence TTGAAACATAGTATAAAAGCATCAGTTTATCTTATATTGGCATTTGTAATATTTATAACATCGTTTGGTATGAACCCAATTGCTGTTCATGCAGCTGAAGTAGAGGTTGAAGCAGAATCTGCTATTTTAGTTGATGCAGAAACAGGACAAATATTGTATGCCAAAAATGCTGATTTAAAGTTGCCACCAGCAAGCATGACAAAAATGATGACAGAGTATTTAGTGTTAGAAGCTATTGGAAATGGTGAAATTAGCTGGGATACAACCACACAAATTAGTGATTATCCGTACAGTATTTCTGCAGATAGTTCTATGTCAGGAATTGGTTTGACACAAGGACAGGACTATACAGTACGTCAATTATATGAAGGAATGTCAATTATTTCTGATAATGCAACAACGATTGCTTTAGCGGAATTAATTGCTGGTTCAGAAGGCGAATTTGTTCAAATGATGAATGATAAAGCAGAAGAAATGGGTCTTCCTGAATATCAATTCGTTAATTCAACAGGTTTATCGAACGTTGATTTGGGTGATAACCATCCAGAAGGTACAGATCCAAATGCTGATAATTTAATGTCTGCACGTTCTGCAGCATTATTAGCCTATTATTTGGTTAACGATTATCCAGAAGCATTGGAGTTTTCTAGTACATTGATGTCTGAATTAGATGATCAACCATTAGAAAATTTAAACTGGATGCTTCCTTGGGATAATGTAAACTTTGATCAATATGCATTTGAAGGAATTGACGGTTTAAAAACAGGATACACGACGGAAGCTGGTTACTGTTTCACTGCAACAGCGGAAGTAGACGGTCGTCGCCTTATTTCAGTTGTAATGAAAACAGATGATAAAGGTGCACGTTTTGAAGAAACGAAAAAATTAATGGAATATGGTTATAACCAGTTTGAAAAGCAAGAACTTTATCCTGCAGGTTATCAAATTGAAGATGAATCTACTTTACCTGTAGCAAAAGGAAAAGAAGATTCAGTAGAAATAGAAGCAAGTGAAACCATGATCGCAACAGTATTAAATGGTGAAGAAGAATCTTTTATGGTCCAATATCATTTGGATGAAAATAAACTCAATGAAGATGGCGAACTTGTAGCACCAATTGAAAAAGGTGAAAAAGTCGGAGAAATGGAACTTGTTTATAATGGTGGTACCGATTACGGCTATATTTTTGGTGGTGCACAAGTACAAGTTGTCGATCTTGTAGCCACGGATGCTGTAGAGAAGGCAAATTGGTTTATGCTTACACTTGGTGCTGTAGGGGATTTCTTTAGTGGAATATTCTCATCAGTTGCCGATACGGTAAAAGGATGGTTTGCTTAA
- a CDS encoding carbohydrate ABC transporter permease — MTKAALSKTTIYILLSIGSILMLLPFVWMISTSLKAPNEVMAMPPVWIPSEINWTNFTEALKVAPFDRYFLNSVIVTILSTVGELITTILAAYAFSRIQFFGKHVIFAVLLGTMMVPGEVLLIPNFVTLSNLGWIDTYKALVVPWTASVFAIFLLRQFFLGIPKELSYAAQVDGCSEFKFLWYVMVPLAKPALITVALLKVINSWNAFLWPLIVTNTQELRTLPVGLSAFTTEAGVKYELLMAASSMVVLPMIILFFIMQKYIVAGVARSGLKG; from the coding sequence ATGACAAAAGCAGCTTTATCTAAAACAACGATATATATTTTACTCTCTATTGGCTCCATTTTAATGTTGCTACCTTTCGTATGGATGATTAGTACATCCTTAAAAGCGCCTAATGAGGTCATGGCAATGCCTCCAGTTTGGATACCATCTGAAATAAATTGGACTAACTTCACAGAAGCATTGAAAGTTGCCCCATTTGATCGGTACTTTTTAAATAGTGTTATCGTAACTATTTTAAGTACAGTTGGAGAATTAATTACGACTATTTTAGCGGCATATGCTTTTTCACGTATTCAGTTTTTTGGTAAGCATGTCATATTTGCGGTGTTACTTGGCACAATGATGGTACCTGGAGAGGTATTGTTAATCCCTAACTTTGTGACCTTATCTAATTTAGGCTGGATAGATACATATAAAGCATTAGTTGTACCCTGGACTGCGAGTGTTTTTGCAATCTTTTTATTACGCCAATTCTTTTTGGGTATCCCCAAAGAATTATCTTACGCAGCACAAGTAGATGGTTGTAGCGAATTTAAGTTCTTATGGTATGTGATGGTACCACTTGCCAAGCCGGCTTTAATTACAGTTGCTTTATTAAAAGTAATCAATAGCTGGAATGCATTTTTGTGGCCATTGATTGTTACCAATACACAAGAGCTAAGAACGTTACCTGTCGGTTTGTCGGCTTTTACAACAGAAGCTGGCGTAAAGTATGAGTTATTAATGGCTGCATCCTCAATGGTAGTCCTACCAATGATTATTTTATTTTTTATTATGCAGAAGTATATTGTTGCTGGTGTAGCAAGGTCGGGTTTAAAAGGTTAG
- a CDS encoding carbohydrate ABC transporter permease: MTLRPNWKSTCKAILYLLPALLILITFNIYPIIKSFLMSFYTDYDYFNNVVHARGLTNFITLFNDQNFIKALSNTLIFVVGVVPISIILSLLIALLLNSKIKFLGFFRTIYFLPFVTSVVAVAIVWGWIFHSDYGLLNYFLGWFGVDPIKWITDPNFAMLALIILSIWKGLGFNIIIFLAGLQNINQQYYLAAKVDGASAWNRFKTVTLPLLSPTMFFISIISIINAFKVFDEIFALFNGRPGPANSTLTVVYYVYQKFYEEWQFGLASAAAFVLFIFVFIFTLIQLIIGKKFVHYQ; this comes from the coding sequence ATGACACTTCGACCCAACTGGAAAAGCACATGTAAAGCGATCCTTTACTTATTACCTGCATTGCTAATCTTGATTACATTCAATATTTATCCGATTATTAAATCATTTTTAATGAGTTTTTATACAGATTACGATTATTTTAATAATGTTGTACATGCGCGAGGGTTAACAAATTTTATAACACTATTTAATGATCAGAATTTCATTAAGGCTCTATCAAATACACTTATATTTGTTGTGGGTGTTGTTCCTATTTCAATAATATTGTCTTTACTAATTGCATTATTGCTGAATAGTAAAATAAAATTTCTGGGCTTTTTCCGAACGATATATTTCTTGCCATTTGTTACGTCTGTTGTTGCGGTAGCAATTGTTTGGGGATGGATTTTCCACTCTGATTATGGCTTACTTAATTATTTTCTAGGTTGGTTTGGAGTTGATCCAATTAAATGGATTACAGATCCAAATTTTGCAATGCTGGCGCTTATCATTTTAAGTATATGGAAAGGATTGGGTTTTAATATCATTATATTTCTGGCCGGTTTACAAAACATTAATCAGCAATATTATTTAGCAGCAAAGGTTGATGGTGCATCGGCATGGAATCGATTTAAAACAGTTACTTTACCATTGTTATCACCGACGATGTTTTTTATATCAATCATATCCATTATAAATGCATTTAAAGTATTTGATGAGATATTTGCCTTGTTCAATGGACGTCCAGGCCCAGCAAATAGTACGCTAACTGTTGTTTATTATGTTTATCAAAAATTTTATGAGGAGTGGCAATTTGGTCTTGCTTCAGCAGCAGCGTTTGTTTTATTTATTTTTGTATTTATATTTACATTAATACAATTAATCATCGGTAAAAAATTCGTGCATTATCAGTAG